In the genome of Yersinia enterocolitica, the window AATGGCACTCAAACGTGCTGTCTCTTGCGTACCTTGTACCAAGCCTTCAGCGGTTAAGCCAAACAGATTGGTAACCAGCACGCCAACCAGAGCAGCAATTAAGGTGGTGAAAAGCAACGTACCGATTGTCAGTACGCTAATTTTACCTAGCGAAGAGGCATTATGCAGTTTAGCGACAGCACTCAAGATTGAGGCGAATACCAGCGGCATAACAATCATCTGCAATAATTGCACATAACCATTTCCGACAATATTAAACCAGGTGATGGACTCTTTCAGTACCGGGTTATCAGCACCGTATACCCATTGCAAGCCCAGACCAAACAGCACACCCAGTGCTAAGCCAACCAAAACTTTCTTGGCCAGACTCCATTGTTTATGCCGGGTTTGTGCCAATAGTAATAGCAGTGCTACAAATACCAGCACGTTAATCACAAGCGGAAGGTTCATCCCCATATCTCCAAATTATTATTTTAAATACTGGCACATATTCTATTACTATTTTTATCTAGAACAGAGCCAAGCACCGTCATGGTGCAATTAGCCGCATATGGTAGCAGTTCCTCTTCAGGCTCACTTATATCCAAAAGGAATGTTATATAAATTTTTACCCTGATTTGTATGGAATACATTCAAATTGGTGATTATTAACCCATTAAAATGTGATCACAGTCGGAAGTTTTTCAATTGTTCCATATAGGATAGCAAGGGAATGGTGGTATCAGTTTGCCAATAGACGGAAAAACAAACTAATAGAACACAGAATACGCGTTCTAATTGATTGCCTTTTTGTGGGCGTAATAGCGGGATACAGAATCGCCAGCGGCAAGGCCATAACAGCGGTACGCCAGCAGGTGTGAGCATATCCGCTAGTAAATGGCTGAAATAGCCAATAATCATTGCATGGAACGCATCTGCGGGAATAATCCAATCGCGTGAGATGTCCATTTGAAATAGTGCCACACCACCGATAACGGCCAATAGGCTATGGGTAAACCCACGATGGCCAAATGCACGGGCAATGGGGGTGGAGAGCCACTTTAACCGCTGGCCAAGGATTGACTTTGGGTGATCAATATCGGGTAGCAGGGAAGTTAGCAGGGCGCCAGGGATAATATGCCACCAGTCACCCTGTGCCAGTTCCGGTGTAAGACCGACTTTTTTGGCAAAGATAGCGCAGGCGACAGAAAAAATAAGGTGTCCTTCCCCTGTCATACTTGAATTCCGAGTCTGTAGCTGTTGATTTATCCAGTATATGAGATTTATCTTGGCGTGGATAGCCGTTACGCTGTAACTAAATGTCTCATTTTTCTCTGGCTGAGAGCAGGGAGTTTAACGTGAGTATTCAGGGGGGAAATATCAGGTCTTGGGCTGAAATGAAGTTACATTGATAAAAAAAGGGGAAAAGTGACCGGGAGTCGACTTTTCCCCAAAGTAATACGGGTATGGGCATAATTTAACAAATAATGATGAGGGTACTCATAACAACATAATAATTAGAAGCTGTACTGCACACCGACACGGTAGCGAGTTTGACGCTCGTCAGTCGTTTTGCTACCTGCTACGTTGCCGATAGCAACATATGGCTTCCAGTTTTTATCCCATTTGTAAGCAATTTTCAGATCATGACTCCATTCTTCTTTTTCTTTATTTGCCAGAATTTCATCTTCAGATTTCTTGTAGTTTAATTCGTATTCTGCTGAATAGTCTTTCAAGAAACTATAAGCAAACAGCATGGTGAACTCATGGCCTTTCTCTGTTGCTTTGGTCTGAGCTGGCTGGTTACGCTTGTAATATGGGCGATAACGCAGTGAGGTAGAGAAATCATCAGTAAAGGACACTTTACCGCGCAGGTAAGGGCGATAGTTGTTCGAGTCAGATGATGACTCTAATGAGAAACCAGGCTCAATCTGGAATGTTTTGTTGAATTGATAGACGTAGCTGGCAACCACTTCGGTACCATTACTGACTTGCTCATTAAATGGTTTATTAGGCGTAGTATCAGAGCTGTGCTGGCCCCATTTCCCTTCTAAAGATAAACCAAAACCATTGGCAAAACGGTTGGAGATCAGTAAACGGTCTTTATGATCAGATTTACTGGTATCTTTCATTTCATGCCGATAGTCAATTGTTGTTGCAACAGAACTAAAACTGATAACAGATGCCACTGCCAAAGTAAGTAATTTAAATTTCATTTTTTATATAATCCCAGGGTTATGGTTATTTAAAACAACAATCATTAACAAGTTTATAAAAATCAACATACGACTAAAAAACAATTCCACAATCAAAGAAACAACGTTTCACTTTATGTGGATTCATATTCTATTTATATGGATAATTATTTGTGTGATCCAGATCTTTCTTAGAGATTAATTTTTTAATCAGATATTAATTTGTGATGGCGATCTAATTGGCTATTATTATTTTTTATTTATAAAACAAAACAACCCCGCCAAATCAATGGCAGGGTTTAATAACCACTTAAGTTAAATAGATTTACAGATTATCTCATGGCGCGTTTCAGGATACGGTCACCTTGTTTATTAAAGTATTCCGCAGATTCTTCAACAGATTTCTGACCATAATCGATATATTGGATTGCATCTCGGAACAATGAAACGATTTGCGGGTCATCAAAGTATGGTGACGTTTTCATTTCATGTGGCAGTTCTAATGCCATATTTAAACCAGCAACAGATGGGTCTTCATCTTTAATTACACCGCTGGCACGCAGTTGAGTTACCGCAGTTTTACTCAGTGGTACACCACGCTCTAAGCCCATAGCATCAACACCTTCTTTGCTGTTAAGCAGGAAGTTGATGAGCATGGCACTTTCTTTAGGATACTTAGTCGATTTACCAATAGAGAGCATTTGAGCAGGTTTAAAGAACAGACCTGCATCTTTTGCCTCTGGCAACATCGGATAAGGGCCAAGTATCAATTTTGCTGGTTTAGTCAGGTTATCGGAATACTTAGTAATGGTGGAGTTCCACATATAAGTACCACCCCATTCACCATTAATCCACGGCTTCATTTCGTACATATTACTTTTGCCGAATGATGCATAGTATTTAGTGGATGGCATTACATGGTTATCAACCATTTTCTTATACATAGTAAAGAACTCAACCCACTGTTCTGGTGTATAAGCAAACTTTTTATTAGCTTCATCGATAGTCGGGGTGTTGTATTTTTGTGTCATGTAAGAGCGAATTAATGCCAGAGTATCCTGGTGCTCTAATACCACAGGGTAATATTGGTCACCCAGTTTTTCTTTAAATACTAAACCTGCTTTAAGTAATTCGTCCCACGTTTTAGGATACTCTAAACCAGACTTAGCCCAAGTCGCGTCATTAAAATAGAAAATACGCGCTGTCACTGAAATCGGGATACCGTTTAATTTGCCATTAACGGTAGTCTGTTGCAGTTCTTTCGGATCGAATTGAGCCAAATCCAACTGCTCTGACACTTTATTTAAGTCATAGAAGCCAGTGCCGTCTTTGGAGAAGATGGGCAACCAGTTCCAGTTTGTTTGCATAACGTCAGGTTCAGTTCCACCCGCAATTTGCGTCGTCAGACGAGAAAGATGACCGTCCCAGCCAGTGTATTCTGCTTTAACATTAATATTTGGGTGCTGCTTGTGGAACTCTTCCAGAGCCTTAAGTGTCATTTGATGACGCCCATTGCCCCCCCACCATGACATGCGTAGGTTAACGTCATCCTGTGCAAAAGCCTGATGTGATAATAAAGCCAGAGTGGATGCTATCAGCGTGTGTAGGATCGCTTTTTTCATTGGGTACTGCTCCTGTTAAAGAGAGATATTTTTTTCTGTTTTTGCATCAAAGATATGGCATTTATCCATATCAAATTGGAAGTACACGGTGCGATGCAGGCCACTTTCAATAATTGGCCGTGCTTCATCAGACGGTAAGCGACAAGTCAATTCAAAGTCGTCAACCTTGATGTATAAGAAGAATTCATGCCCCATGTTTTCCACACGAACTAATTCACCTTGCGAATGGTTATTGGCAAAGGGTTGTTGTGACATGCGAATAAATTCTGGACGTACACCAAAGAACACTTTTTCTCCGGCATGGGCGGCCACTTTGGCTTGCTGTTTTTCACTCAATACCAGAGTGTATTGGCCAACTGTCAGGCCAATCTGCCCCTCTTTTTCTACCAGCGTACTCGGTTTGATGTTCATTTCCGGTGCACCAATAAAACCTGCAACAAACATGTTGGTAGGGAAGTGGTAGAGATTATCCGGGGTATCAACTTGCATGATGTGGCCCAGTTTCATTACACAGATTCTGTCACCCATGGTCATGGCTTCGGTCTGGTCATGGGTAACATAAACAGTTGTTGCTGCTTTGCCGCTTTTTTTCAATTGCTTATGCAAATCTGAGATGCGGATACGCATTGAGGCACGCAACTTGGCATCGAGGTTCGACAACGGTTCATCAAACAAGAAAACATCAGGTTTTTTCACAATCGCCCGGCCTACTGCCACACGTTGTGCCTGGCCACCTGACAACTGGCGCGGCAGTCTGTCCAGCAGGTCTTCCAGCTCCAGGATTTTGGCCGCTTCTGCGACTTGCGCTTCAATCTGATCTTTTGGCAGCTTGCTCAGTTTCAGGCCAAAGGCCAGATTCTCTTTCACTGTCATGTGCGGATATAACGCATAGTTCTGGAACACCATGGCAATACCACGTGATTTAGGTGCCAGATTATTGACTACCCGATCACCAATTCGAACTTCGCCATCACTGATGGTTTCCAGACCTGCCAGCATGCGCAGAGTGGTGGATTTAGCACAGCCTGATGGACCAACAATAACCATAAACTCGCCATCATGGATTTTCAGATCAATGCCATGAACCGCGCGGAAACCGTTGGAGTAAACTTTGCCTAATTTATTGAAAATGACTTCAGCCATGATAAATCCTCTATTAACCTTTAATTCCGCTGCTGGTTACGCCTTGCACGAAGTAGCGTTGAGCCAGGAAGAAAACAATGATGGACGGCAGAATGGAGATGCTTGCCATTGCCAGAATTTCGTTCCACGGTGCGCCTTCGGTGACGTCAATTGACATCTTCAGAGCCAGCGCTATCGGGTACTTATCTACGCTGTAGACATAAATCAGTGGGCCGATAAAGTCGTTCATTGACCACATAAACTGGAACAGTGCGACAGAGATAATGGCCGGCTTCAAGATTGGCACAACCACATACCACAACACCTGTAGCGAGTTACAACCGTCGATCTGTGCCGCTTCTTCCATATCACGTGGTACACCACGCAGG includes:
- a CDS encoding metal-dependent hydrolase, coding for MTGEGHLIFSVACAIFAKKVGLTPELAQGDWWHIIPGALLTSLLPDIDHPKSILGQRLKWLSTPIARAFGHRGFTHSLLAVIGGVALFQMDISRDWIIPADAFHAMIIGYFSHLLADMLTPAGVPLLWPCRWRFCIPLLRPQKGNQLERVFCVLLVCFSVYWQTDTTIPLLSYMEQLKNFRL
- a CDS encoding DUF481 domain-containing protein; this encodes MKFKLLTLAVASVISFSSVATTIDYRHEMKDTSKSDHKDRLLISNRFANGFGLSLEGKWGQHSSDTTPNKPFNEQVSNGTEVVASYVYQFNKTFQIEPGFSLESSSDSNNYRPYLRGKVSFTDDFSTSLRYRPYYKRNQPAQTKATEKGHEFTMLFAYSFLKDYSAEYELNYKKSEDEILANKEKEEWSHDLKIAYKWDKNWKPYVAIGNVAGSKTTDERQTRYRVGVQYSF
- a CDS encoding carbohydrate ABC transporter substrate-binding protein; translated protein: MKKAILHTLIASTLALLSHQAFAQDDVNLRMSWWGGNGRHQMTLKALEEFHKQHPNINVKAEYTGWDGHLSRLTTQIAGGTEPDVMQTNWNWLPIFSKDGTGFYDLNKVSEQLDLAQFDPKELQQTTVNGKLNGIPISVTARIFYFNDATWAKSGLEYPKTWDELLKAGLVFKEKLGDQYYPVVLEHQDTLALIRSYMTQKYNTPTIDEANKKFAYTPEQWVEFFTMYKKMVDNHVMPSTKYYASFGKSNMYEMKPWINGEWGGTYMWNSTITKYSDNLTKPAKLILGPYPMLPEAKDAGLFFKPAQMLSIGKSTKYPKESAMLINFLLNSKEGVDAMGLERGVPLSKTAVTQLRASGVIKDEDPSVAGLNMALELPHEMKTSPYFDDPQIVSLFRDAIQYIDYGQKSVEESAEYFNKQGDRILKRAMR
- a CDS encoding ABC transporter ATP-binding protein, producing MAEVIFNKLGKVYSNGFRAVHGIDLKIHDGEFMVIVGPSGCAKSTTLRMLAGLETISDGEVRIGDRVVNNLAPKSRGIAMVFQNYALYPHMTVKENLAFGLKLSKLPKDQIEAQVAEAAKILELEDLLDRLPRQLSGGQAQRVAVGRAIVKKPDVFLFDEPLSNLDAKLRASMRIRISDLHKQLKKSGKAATTVYVTHDQTEAMTMGDRICVMKLGHIMQVDTPDNLYHFPTNMFVAGFIGAPEMNIKPSTLVEKEGQIGLTVGQYTLVLSEKQQAKVAAHAGEKVFFGVRPEFIRMSQQPFANNHSQGELVRVENMGHEFFLYIKVDDFELTCRLPSDEARPIIESGLHRTVYFQFDMDKCHIFDAKTEKNISL